The Diprion similis isolate iyDipSimi1 chromosome 11, iyDipSimi1.1, whole genome shotgun sequence genome includes a region encoding these proteins:
- the LOC124412275 gene encoding polyprenol reductase, translating into MELNLVQTIFIFNSITLTILGLLVSFAEPYLPIAITNTYRYGRYAAEGKSALIAPIQVPKRWFKHFYEFAAPLSTCTLLITLRFYLGVGNVPVNILQILDILFGVNRKSLVSPEHTTLALVLVTIHCWKRFYETHYVNIFSNVKINLAHYIVGFLHYVGTISCLIGESDGFVEGSRPIVNWNGLTYIDYSCSIIFLWATYKQLVCNKILANLRKNKKGEMVTLQHKIPNGDLFEYISSPLQLSEILVYLMLTIILRNSRTFYYVFFWVLSNQVATGLLGHWWYVESFKEYPKQRRAVIPWIL; encoded by the exons TATATTGGGACTGTTAGTCTCATTCGCAGAACCTTACCTTCCAATAGCAATTACGAACACTTATCGGTATGGAAGGTATGCTGCAGAAGGAAAGTCAGCACTGATTGCACCGATACAAGTTccaaaaag ATGgttcaaacatttttatgaatttgcTGCTCCCCTATCAACCTGTACCTTGTTAATTACATTAAGATTTTATCTGGGAGTTGGCAATGTACCAGTGAACATACTTCAAATCCTCGACATTCTATTCGGAGTAAATAGGAAATCACTCG TATCCCCGGAGCACACTACACTGGCTCTAGTGCTGGTGACAATTCACTGTTGGAAACGTTTCTATGAAACACATTacgtcaatattttcagtaatgtaaaaataaatctagCACATTATATTGTGGGGTTTCTTCATTACGTGGGAACTATATCGTGTCTGATAGGAGAGTCAGATGGATTTGTTGAAG gatCCAGACCTATTGTAAATTGGAATGGGTTGACATACATAGATTATAGTTGCTCTATTATATTCTTGTGGGCGACTTATAAACAGCTTGTCTGTAACAAAATTCTAGCGAATTtacgcaaaaataaaaaaggcgAAATGGTCACTTTGCAACACAAAATTCCGAATGGTGATCTTTTCGAATACATCTCTTCTCCGCTCCAATTGTCAGAAATTCTCGTGTACTTGATGCTGACAATTATACTAAGAAATAGCCGAACATTCTATTATGTATTCTTCTGGGTGCTTTCAAACCAG GTAGCAACTGGTCTGCTTGGTCATTGGTGGTATGTCGAGTCATTTAAAGAATATCCAAAACAGAGAAGAGCTGTGATACCTTGGATATTGTAA
- the LOC124412274 gene encoding tumor suppressor candidate 3, with amino-acid sequence MRCGFYLTLLSVAILYLNHASGQYRAKGNQGPSLGERVQQLSEMAMKRPVLRFNGGKFKEFVKTTPRNYSVIVMFTAMAPQRQCQICRHASDEFTIVANSFRYSQSYSNKLFFAVVDFDEGADVFQMLRLNTAPVYIHFPPKGKPKSTDTMDIQRVGFAAEAIAKWISERTDIQIRVFRPPNYSGTVAVVMLLVLIGGFLYLRRNNLDFIYNKTIWGLNALFFTFAMVSGQMWNHIRGPPFIHKSQNGAVAYIHGSSQGQFVLETYIVMVLNGAVVLGMIMMTEAAARKGDVRKRRIFAVIGLGLVAVFFSLILSIFRNKAQGYPYSLLFK; translated from the exons ATGCGGTGTGGATTTTATTTAACCCTTTTGAGTGTCgccattttatatttaaatcatGCCAGTGGTCAGTACAGGGCTAAAGGC AACCAGGGTCCTTCTCTCGGAGAACGGGTTCAACAGCTGAGTGAAATGGCTATGAAGAGACCAGTGCTTAGATTCAATGggggaaaattcaaagaatttgtCAAGACTACACCACGGAATTATTCAGTTATTGTAATGTTTACAGCCATGGCACCACAGAGGCAATGTCAAATTTGCAG gcACGCGAGTGATGAATTCACCATAGTGGCAAACTCGTTCCGATATTCCCAGTCGTATTCAAACAAGTTGTTCTTTGCAGTTGTAGACTTTGACGAGGGTGCCGATGTTTTCCAAATG TTAAGGTTGAATACAGCACCTGTATACATACACTTCCCACCAAAAGGGAAACCAAAATCTACTGATACTATGGACATTCAAAGAGTTGGATTTGCCGCTGAAGCTATTGCCAAATGGATTTCTGAGCGCACTGATATTCAg ATCAGGGTGTTCAGACCGCCAAATTACTCTGGTACGGTGGCTGTAGTGATGCTACTAGTATTGATCGGTGGTTTCTTGTACCTCAGGCGAAATAATTTGGATTTCATATACAACAAGACGATTTGGGGCCTCAATGCTTTG TTCTTCACGTTTGCGATGGTCTCTGGACAGATGTGGAATCATATCAGAGGCCCCCCATTTATCCACAAATCGCAAAACGGTGCTGTTGCCTATATCCATGGGTCGTCCCAGGGTCAATTTGTTCTTGAAACTTACATAGTCATGGTCCTGA ATGGTGCTGTGGTACTGGGGATGATTATGATGACCGAAGCTGCGGCTCGGAAAGGAGACGTcagaaaacgaagaatttttgctGTTATTGGATTGGGGCTTGTAGcagtttttttcagcttaattCTCTCTATATTTAGGAACAAGGCTCAAGGATAcccgtatag TCTTCTCTTCAAATAG
- the LOC124412124 gene encoding protein sprouty homolog 2-like → MSRPPSSSSSSSSFSSIAPAPSPAVSASALARVHGHDHNRPLPPPRLPEPATGPAGHPSLHQAPLTAPLTPLSSSSPPSSLTAIGTLRTSSRAPAPAPAPIHDTVRILPASDQDLNLQNRNATPTPTSRSPTVQQAVSEVTLTVPRPDGERAVNEYVETPFRPTSNIVSNQKSCLKSEGRTKRHLHHHLHHHHHHHLHHHHQHQGLHGRNAATIPVTPPTSSSPVKKNSSSAAVTKQPVSFTKEPTNPPGALAQQIQLQQQQQTQQQRSTLFPGGIGFGAGGGGGGGLGGGGGGGGSGGGNGGVIIPLDEGLSIMCEYCGRCRCESCREPPPLPSRWLCDNACFCSAETALDYASCLCCVKGLFYHCGDAGSGVENEGEGAGSCADEPCSCNGSSRLARWTCLGALALALPCLLCYWPLKGCVALCEACYARHASHGCRCDPSAAAVAAATAAANAAAAARHLAPSNLRDSRDPEKRLLDPVTPEL, encoded by the coding sequence ATGTCACGGCCgccctcctcatcctcctcgtcgtcgtcattCTCCTCCATCGCCCCCGCACCCTCCCCAGCGGTATCCGCTTCCGCCCTGGCCAGGGTACACGGCCACGACCACAACCGGCCCCTCCCGCCCCCCAGACTGCCCGAACCGGCGACGGGCCCCGCGGGTCATCCGTCCCTCCACCAGGCGCCCCTAACCGCGCCTCTCACTCCGCTCTCTTCCTCCTCGCCGCCCTCCTCGCTCACCGCGATCGGGACGTTGAGGACGAGTTCACGGGCACCCGCGCCTGCGCCCGCGCCGATTCACGACACGGTCAGGATACTCCCGGCATCCGATCAGGATCTGAACCTGCAGAACAGGAacgcgacgccgacgccgacgtcgAGGAGTCCGACGGTGCAGCAGGCTGTGAGCGAGGTTACGCTGACGGTGCCGAGACCGGACGGGGAAAGGGCGGTGAACGAGTACGTCGAGACGCCGTTCAGGCCTACGAGCAACATCGTAAGCAATCAAAAGTCATGCCTGAAATCGGAGGGGAGGACGAAGCGTCACCTCCATCATCACctgcatcatcatcatcatcatcatctccaccatcatcatcagcaTCAAGGACTGCACGGTCGGAACGCGGCGACGATACCGGTTACCCCgccgacgtcgtcgtcgcctGTCAAGAAGAATTCATCATCCGCGGCCGTAACGAAGCAACCGGTATCGTTTACCAAGGAACCGACGAACCCACCCGGCGCCTTGGCACAACAGATACAACttcagcagcaacagcaaacGCAACAACAAAGGTCGACGTTGTTCCCGGGTGGCATAGGCTTCGGGgctggaggtggaggtggaggtggcctaggaggcggaggcggaggcggTGGAAGCGGGGGTGGAAACGGAGGCGTTATTATACCCCTGGACGAGGGACTCTCGATAATGTGCGAATACTGCGGCAGGTGTCGTTGCGAATCGTGCAGGGAACCACCGCCGTTGCCGAGCCGTTGGCTCTGCGACAACGCGTGTTTTTGCTCGGCCGAAACGGCGCTGGACTACGCCTCGTGTCTGTGCTGCGTTAAGGGTTTGTTTTATCACTGCGGGGACGCCGGTAGCGGTGTCGAAAACGAGGGCGAGGGCGCCGGAAGCTGCGCCGACGAACCCTGCTCGTGCAACGGATCGAGCCGTTTGGCGCGATGGACTTGCCTCGGTGCCTTGGCCCTCGCTTTACCTTGTCTATTGTGCTACTGGCCGTTGAAGGGTTGCGTCGCACTATGCGAGGCTTGTTACGCCCGTCACGCCTCACACGGATGCAGATGCGATCCCTCCGCCGCTGCTGTCGCTGCCGCTACCGCAGCCGCGAACGCGGCCGCTGCCGCGAGGCATTTGGCACCTTCGAATTTAAGGGACTCGAGGGATCCCGAAAAGAGATTACTCGATCCCGTCACACCCGAGCTATGA
- the LOC124412358 gene encoding hyaluronan mediated motility receptor-like, with amino-acid sequence MSFPRARIQRFNEFSNDAPPPGSYDPKIKNKVKGLVIEKTDRFLDSKSISSSCADCNTSTSSKSASLTSAPAFKVPQLPKKKTTAKSAHSSPSVKTNKKWDSKYDPNKELADLKVECINKDRTIEEYEKQMEEMKDDIQRLEKQLMELKDKQIEIETRYKKDLDETTQDRHLADIEMKTKMQKMHEDFQIEIGKMKDEECKLKTELANLAEIRNDLESKLQQRQHLVIQLQSQLSMLECELDECKAENENLAAESEKRETTLIINHETEVKNLREDFQQQKDDLLSQCQNGRHEIAQLQDSLLFEATSKKCSQEKLAKLQCLYSDVQSRLKEAEDELQEIKDHHTQVLKNHSQEIEALMNRHAEEIARLVQRSEEFQQECATAREKGRVIEEKAKSKIQEAKNSVDEEVRKAVEKYAASVLLMESKLETAQENLAQKETEAMELSIQVEELKNSSATKESSNQSLQSELDRAEAELAEKREEVKALKDQLRNEAAEMVMRRRRLDLVMAENQLTVSAISERLAKSDTEVERLQSELEWERIRLREHKDLLNTMRTNSTHAHDQLRNLLQQLDGKKEDIDQLVVDNVVKFDTMKSLFDAKIKELNDIAAAEITRLQAECDKTNGYNRELKQQLTEMTGKLGEARDMLLRVEEQYDSQSIELAQLELTCHKLEKLYKETNKKYEESTTQLMEQQVAIDKAKSYIAEFTDKLDMMQERRSCKENSVKTEKEKGKVDKVDKVEAEPKSELGTGFKSAVDLSKFLEDRELLESNLRKTEAEYKDLADKYAAVIGHNNHKQKIQHMIQMKKEKLQLKEDVDAARRIIAQQQRTIEKLRSEERNRQLLKEKENLPSSVVASPHKPTTPLKDRNI; translated from the exons ATGTCCTTTCCAAGAGCAAGAATACAAcgtttcaacgaattttcca ATGACGCACCACCTCCAGGTTCTTACGACCcgaagattaaaaataaagtgaaGGGGTTAGTAATTGAGAAAACAGATAGATTCCTGGACAGCAAAAGTATATCAAGCAGCTGCGCCGATTGTAACACATCGACATCAAGCAAGTCTGCCAGTCTCACAAGCGCTCCTGCGTTCAAAGTA CCGCAATTACCAAAGAAGAAAACCACCGCAAAGTCTGCACACAGTTCACCATCTgtaaaaactaataaaaaatggGACTCGAAATACGATCCAAACAAGGAATTGGCCGACTTGAAGGTCGAATGCATCAACAAAGACAGAACTATAGAGGAGTACGAGAAACAGAtggaagaaatgaaggacgacaTTCAAAGGCTCGAAAAGCAATTGATGGAACTCAAAGATAAACAAATAGAAATCGAGACGCGGTATAAAAAGGATCTAGATGAAACG aCACAAGACCGCCATCTGGCAGACATAGAGATGAAAACAAAGATGCAAAAAATGCATGAAGATTTTCAGATAGAGATAGGCAAGATGAAAGATGAAGAGTGCAAGCTTAAAACCGAATTGGCAAATCTAGCAGAGATTCGAAATGATCTTGAATCTAAATTGCAGCAACGTCAACACTTGGTTATTCAATTACAATCGCAATTATCAATGCTTGAATGTGAACTAGATGAATGTAAggctgaaaatgaaaatctagcTGCAGAGTCTGAAAAACGGGAGACCACCCTTATCATTAACCATGAgactgaagtaaaaaatttgagagaaGACTTTCAACAACAGAAGGATGACTTACTGAGTCAATGTCAGAATGGAAGACATGAAATAGCACAATTGCAGGATAGCCTTCTTTTTGAAGCTACATCTAAGAAATGTTCACaagaaaaattggcaaaacttCAGTGCTTGTATTCAGAT GTTCAAAGTCGTTTAAAAGAAGCCGAAGATGAACTTCAAGAGATCAAAGATCATCACACGCAAGTTTTAAAGAATCATTCACAGGAAATTGAAGCTTTGATGAACCGTCATGCAGAAGAAATTGCTCGGCTTGTACAGAGATCGGAGGAATTTCAGCAGGAATGCGCAACGGCACGTGAAAAG gGTAGAGTAATTGAGGAAAAGGCAAAGAGCAAAATACAGGAGGCGAAAAACTCAGTTGATGAGGAGGTGCGCAAAGCTGTTGAAAAGTATGCTGCATCTGTGTTATTGATGGAATCCAAACTCGAAACTGCACAAGAAAATTTAGCGCAAAAGGAAACAGAAGCCATGGAGCTATCGATTCAAGTTGAGGAACTGAAAAATTCTTCTGCCACAAAG GAGAGTTCTAATCAAAGTTTACAGTCCGAACTTGATCGGGCAGAAGCTGAATTAgctgaaaagagagaagaagtaAAAGCTTTAAAAGACCAACTTCGTAACGAAGCAGCTGAGATGGTTATGCGACGACGAAG ACTGGATCTCGTCATGGCGGAAAATCAATTGACTGTTTCTGCTATCAGCGAAAGATTGGCAAAAAGTGATACTGAGGTTGAGCGACTGCAGAGTGAATTAGAATGGGAGAGAATCCGACTACGGGAACATAAAGATTTATTAAATACTATGCGAACTAATTCTACCCATGCTCACGATCAATTGCGGAACTTACTCCAGCAGTTGGATGGAAAGAAAGAGGACATAGATCAGTTGGTCGTCGACAATGTAGTAAAGTTTGACACAATGAAGTCCTTATTTGATGCTAAGATAAAAGAATTGAATGACATTGCGGCTGCCGAAATTACAAGACTCCAAGCAGAGTGTGATAAGACGAATGGCTATAACAGAGAG CTGAAGCAGCAGCTGACCGAAATGACTGGAAAACTGGGCGAAGCTCGAGACATGTTACTTAGAGTTGAAGAGCAGTACGATAGCCAAAGCATTGAGTTGGCGCAACTGGAACTGACCTGTCACAAGCTGGAGAAATTGTATAAGGAGACAAATAAAAAGTATGAAGAAAGCACAACACAGTTGATGGAGCAGCAAGTTGCTATTGACAAG GCAAAGAGCTACATCGCCGAATTTACTGACAAGCTCGACATGATGCAAGAAAGGAGAAGTTGCAAG GAAAACTCCGTGAAaacagaaaaggaaaagggcAAGGTCGATAAGGTAGATAAGGTTGAAGCTGAACCAAAATCGGAGCTTGGAACAGGGTTCAAATCGGCGGT CGACCTTTCAAAGTTCCTTGAAGATCGGGAGCTCCTCGAATCTAACTTGCGAAAAACCGAGGCCGAGTACAAGGACCTTGCAGACAAATATGCCGCAGTTATTGGCCATAATAATCAtaagcaaaaaattcaacatatgatacaaatgaagaaagaaaaactgcaATTAAAGGAG GACGTAGATGCAGCGAGAAGAATAATAGCGCAGCAACAGCGCACAATCGAGAAGCTGCGCTCTGAGGAGCGTAACCGGCAGCttttaaaagagaaagaaaatctgCCATCCTCCGTCGTGGCATCACCACACAAGCCGACGACACCGTTAAAGGacagaaatatttga